One Osmerus eperlanus chromosome 24, fOsmEpe2.1, whole genome shotgun sequence DNA window includes the following coding sequences:
- the farp2 gene encoding FERM, ARHGEF and pleckstrin domain-containing protein 2 isoform X2, translating into MGEIEGSYRALQTPGTRLGAQFNAGISTLEPGQSLSAAMGSGGKGQGRGLQIRVQGLDDTQEFYDLESKVDGQTLHSEVFRRCNIIESDYFGLEFQNMQMNWVWLELNKLLMKQVRRPGNTLFRLSVKFFPPDPGQLQEEYTRYLFSLQVKRDLTDGRLSCTENTGALLASHLLQSEIGDFDDMADRDFLRVNKLLPYQDKVQDRIIELHSRHLGQTPAESDFQVLEIARKLEMYGVRLHPAADREGTRISLAVAHLGLQVFQGNTKINTFNWSKIRKLSFKRKRFLIKLHPEVHGPHQETLEFMMASRDQCKIFWKNCVEHHSFFRLLDQPQPKARAVFFSRGSSFRYSGRTQKQLVEYVRESGARRTPYQRRNSKVRRSARSLASDVPKQSLSFNDSLRTPGSPASGSLSLHMHLSSSPARFQPQHSPDPSLGASPRLGPGPGLGPSQPPAPQQPQPPQSARPSSPPKEDRVKAPPPPPAVQGSSMDSPQLSPFPSKDPLCLSPSFQMSTLSLPGQGPSPLQSPILSEVGTARLDEDEEGRRKRYPTDKAYFIAKEILTTERTYLKDLEVITVWFRSAVIKENAMPEGLMTLLFSNIDPIYEFHRDFLKEIDQRLALWEGRSNAHVKGDYQRIGDVMLRNMSALKEFTSYLQKHDEVLTELEKASKRLKKLETVYKEFELQKVCYLPLNTFLLKPIQRLMHYQLILQRLWGHYPPEHPDHDDCKEALEEVADIAAQLQGSLVRLENFQKLTELQRDLIGIDNLTAPGREFIREGCLYKLTKKGLQQRMFFLFSDMLLYTSKGVTATNQFKVHGQLPLHGMILIVLDAPVEESENEWSVPHCFTIYSAQRTIVVAASSRVEMSKWIEDLNQAIDRAGKALEKGDVVLDHAVYDRSNRSSDEVCLEQESEDDLHSSHGSLDKHTHHRANTTMHVCWHRNTSVSMSDHSLAVENQLSGYLLRKFKNSNGWQKLWVVFTNFCLFFYKTHQDDFPLASLPLLGYSVSSPGEADSVHKEYVFKLQFKSHLYYFRAESEYTFERWMEVIKSAASSTGRISLLVPKGSGEMNGN; encoded by the exons ATGGGCGAGATTGAGGGCTCGTACCGGGCCCTGCAGACCCCGGGGACACGTCTGGGGGCCCAGTTCAACGCTGGGATCAGCACCCTGGAACCCGGCCAGAGCCTCAGTGCTGCCATGGGCAGCGGGGGcaagggtcaggggagagggctACAGATACGTGTTCAGGGGCTCGATGACACCCAGGAATTCTATGACCTGGAG tcGAAGGTGGATGGACAGACCCTTCATTCTGAGGTGTTCCGGAGATGCAACATCATTGAGAGTGATTACTTTGGCCTGGAGTTCCAGAACATGCAGATGAACTGG GTTTGGTTGGAGCTCAATAAGCTGCTGATGAAACAAGTCAGAA GACCAGGGAACACTCTCTTCCGGCTGTCTGTCAAGTTCTTCCCTCCAGACCCTGGTCAGCTGCAAGAAGAGTACACCAG gtaCCTGTTCTCCCTGCAGGTGAAGAGGGACCTGACAGACGGCCGGCTGAGCTgcacagagaacacaggagcCCTCCTGGCCTCCCATCTGCTGcagt CGGAGATAGGGGACTTTGATGACATGGCCGACAGGGATTTCCTGCGTGTGAACAAGCTGCTGCCGTACCAGGACAAAGTCCAGGACAGGATCATAGAACTGCACAGCAGGCACCT AGGCCAGACTCCTGCTGAGTCCGACTTCCAGGTCCTGGAGATCGCTCGCAAGCTTGAGATGTACGGAGTGCGCCTGCATCCTGCCGCTGACCGGGAGGGCACCAGGATCAGTCTGGCCGTGGCTCACCTGGGACTGCAGGTGTTCCAG GGCAACACCAAAATAAACACCTTCAACTGGTCTAAGATTCGCAAGCTGAGCTTCAAGAGGAAACGATTCCTGATCAAGCTCCACCCAGAGGTTCAT GGCCCCCACCAGGAGACCCTGGAGTTCATGATGGCCAGCCGAGACCAGTGCAAGATCTTCTGGAAGAACTGTGTGGAGCACCACTCCTTCTTTCGCCTGTTGGACCAGCCGCAGCCCAAGGCACGGGCCGTCTTCTTCAGCAGAGGGTCCTCCTTCAGATACAG TGGGAGGACCCAGAAACAGCTGGTGGAGTACGTGAGGGAGAGTGGAGCCAGAAGAACACCATACCAGAG GAGGAACAGCAAGGTGAGGAGGTCTGCACGCTCGCTGGCTTCAGATGTGCCAAAACAG AGTTTGTCGTTCAATGACAGCCTCCGGACGCCGGGCTCCCCTGCCTCCGGATCACTCTCCTTGCACATGCACCTGTCCAGCTCCCCAGCCCGCTTCCAGCCCCAGCACAGCCCCGACCCCAGCCTCGGCGCCAGCCCCAGGCTtggccccggccccggccttggccccagccagcctccagccccccagcagccTCAGCCCCCGCAGTCTGCcaggccctccagccccccgaaGGAGGACCGTGTCaaggcccccccgcccccccctgctGTCCAAG gctcctccatGGACAGCCCCCAGCTCTCACCGTTCCCCTCCAAGGAccccctctgcctgtctccctccttccagaTGTCCACCCTCAGCCTGCCTGGCCAGGGGCCCTCGCCCCTGCAGAGCCCCATCCTGAGTGAGGTGGGCACCGCCAGGCTagacgaggatgaggagggcaggaggaag cgcTACCCCACTGATAAGGCCTACTTCATCGCCAAGGAGATTCTGACCACCGAGCGGACCTACCTGAAGGACCTAGAGGTCATCACCGTG tGGTTCCGCAGTGCTGTCATCAAAGAGAACGCCATGCCGGAGGGCCTGATGACCCTGCTGTTCTCCAACATCGACCCCATCTACGAGTTCCACAGAGACTTCCTCAAGGAGATAGACCAGAGGCTGGCTCTCTG ggAGGGGCGCTCTAACGCTCACGTGAAGGGAGACTACCAGAGGATCGGAGACGTCATGCTGAGGAACATGAGTGCTCTGAAG GAGTTCACCAGCTACTTGCAAAAGCATGATGAGGTTCTGACGGAGCTGGAGAAGGCCTCCAAGAGGCTGAAGAAGCTGGAGACAGTGTACAAGGAGTTTGAGCTGCAGAAGGTGTGCTACCTGCCCCTCAACACCTTCCTGCTGAAGCCCATCCAGCGCCTCATGCATTACCAGCTGATCCTGCAGCGCCTCTGGGGGCACTACCCCCCCGAGCACCCAGACCACGACGACTGCAAAG aGGCTCTGGAGGAGGTAGCAGACATTGCGGCCCAGCTCCAGGGCAGCCTGGTGCGTCTGGAGAACTTCCAGAAGCTGACAGAGCTGCAGAGGGACCTGATCGGCATCGACAACCTGACGGCACCGGGCAGG GAGTTTATTCGAGAGGGCTGCCTGTACAAGCTCACCAAGAAAGGACTGCAGCAGAGGATGTTCTTCCTG TTCTCAGACATGCTCCTGTACACGAGCAAGGGTGTCACAGCAACCAACCAGTTCAAGGTTCACGgccagctgcccctacatggCATGATT CTCATAGTGCTGGATGCTCCG gtggaggagagtgagaaCGAGTGGTCAGTTCCTCACTGCTTCACCATCTACTCTGCCCAGAGGACCATCGTGGTGGCAGCTAG CTCCAGGGTGGAGATGTCTAAGTGGATCGAGGATCTGAACCAGGCCATCGACCGGGCAGGGAAGGCCCTGGAGAAGGGCGACGTTGTGCTGGACCATGCTGTCTACGACCGCTCCAACA ggTCTTCAGATGAGGTGTGTCTGGAGCAGGAGTCGGAGGATGACCTGCACTCGTCTCACGGCTCCCTGGACAAGCATACACATCACCGTGCCAACACCACCATGCATGTGTGCTGGCACCGCAACACCAGCGTGTCCATGTCTGACCACAGCCTGGCtgtggag aACCAGCTCTCAGGGTACCTCCTCAGGAAGTTCAAGAACAGCAACGGCTGGCAGAAGCTCTGGGTGGTCTTCACCAACTTCTGCTTGTTCTTCTACAAGACTCACCAG GATGACTTCCCCCTGGCCAGCCTGCCCCTGCTGGGCTACAGCGTGAGCAGCCCCGGGGAGGCCGACAGCGTCCATAAGGAGTACGTCTTCAAGCTGCAGTTCAAGTCCCATCTCTACTACTTCCGGGCCGAGAGCGAGTACACCTTTGAGAG aTGGATGGAGGTGATCAAGAGTGCTGCCAGCTCCACAGGCAGGATCAGTCTGCTAGTCCCCAAGGGTTCTGGAGAGATGAACGGGaactga
- the farp2 gene encoding FERM, ARHGEF and pleckstrin domain-containing protein 2 isoform X3: MGEIEGSYRALQTPGTRLGAQFNAGISTLEPGQSLSAAMGSGGKGQGRGLQIRVQGLDDTQEFYDLESKVDGQTLHSEVFRRCNIIESDYFGLEFQNMQMNWVWLELNKLLMKQVRRPGNTLFRLSVKFFPPDPGQLQEEYTRYLFSLQVKRDLTDGRLSCTENTGALLASHLLQSEIGDFDDMADRDFLRVNKLLPYQDKVQDRIIELHSRHLGQTPAESDFQVLEIARKLEMYGVRLHPAADREGTRISLAVAHLGLQVFQGNTKINTFNWSKIRKLSFKRKRFLIKLHPEVHGPHQETLEFMMASRDQCKIFWKNCVEHHSFFRLLDQPQPKARAVFFSRGSSFRYSGRTQKQLVEYVRESGARRTPYQRRNSKVRRSARSLASDVPKQSLSFNDSLRTPGSPASGSLSLHMHLSSSPARFQPQHSPDPSLGASPRLGPGPGLGPSQPPAPQQPQPPQSARPSSPPKEDRVKAPPPPPAVQGSSMDSPQLSPFPSKDPLCLSPSFQMSTLSLPGQGPSPLQSPILSEVGTARLDEDEEGRRKRYPTDKAYFIAKEILTTERTYLKDLEVITVWFRSAVIKENAMPEGLMTLLFSNIDPIYEFHRDFLKEIDQRLALWEGRSNAHVKGDYQRIGDVMLRNMSALKQEFTSYLQKHDEVLTELEKASKRLKKLETVYKEFELQKVCYLPLNTFLLKPIQRLMHYQLILQRLWGHYPPEHPDHDDCKEALEEVADIAAQLQGSLVRLENFQKLTELQRDLIGIDNLTAPGREFIREGCLYKLTKKGLQQRMFFLFSDMLLYTSKGVTATNQFKVHGQLPLHGMIVEESENEWSVPHCFTIYSAQRTIVVAASSRVEMSKWIEDLNQAIDRAGKALEKGDVVLDHAVYDRSNRSSDEVCLEQESEDDLHSSHGSLDKHTHHRANTTMHVCWHRNTSVSMSDHSLAVENQLSGYLLRKFKNSNGWQKLWVVFTNFCLFFYKTHQDDFPLASLPLLGYSVSSPGEADSVHKEYVFKLQFKSHLYYFRAESEYTFERWMEVIKSAASSTGRISLLVPKGSGEMNGN; the protein is encoded by the exons ATGGGCGAGATTGAGGGCTCGTACCGGGCCCTGCAGACCCCGGGGACACGTCTGGGGGCCCAGTTCAACGCTGGGATCAGCACCCTGGAACCCGGCCAGAGCCTCAGTGCTGCCATGGGCAGCGGGGGcaagggtcaggggagagggctACAGATACGTGTTCAGGGGCTCGATGACACCCAGGAATTCTATGACCTGGAG tcGAAGGTGGATGGACAGACCCTTCATTCTGAGGTGTTCCGGAGATGCAACATCATTGAGAGTGATTACTTTGGCCTGGAGTTCCAGAACATGCAGATGAACTGG GTTTGGTTGGAGCTCAATAAGCTGCTGATGAAACAAGTCAGAA GACCAGGGAACACTCTCTTCCGGCTGTCTGTCAAGTTCTTCCCTCCAGACCCTGGTCAGCTGCAAGAAGAGTACACCAG gtaCCTGTTCTCCCTGCAGGTGAAGAGGGACCTGACAGACGGCCGGCTGAGCTgcacagagaacacaggagcCCTCCTGGCCTCCCATCTGCTGcagt CGGAGATAGGGGACTTTGATGACATGGCCGACAGGGATTTCCTGCGTGTGAACAAGCTGCTGCCGTACCAGGACAAAGTCCAGGACAGGATCATAGAACTGCACAGCAGGCACCT AGGCCAGACTCCTGCTGAGTCCGACTTCCAGGTCCTGGAGATCGCTCGCAAGCTTGAGATGTACGGAGTGCGCCTGCATCCTGCCGCTGACCGGGAGGGCACCAGGATCAGTCTGGCCGTGGCTCACCTGGGACTGCAGGTGTTCCAG GGCAACACCAAAATAAACACCTTCAACTGGTCTAAGATTCGCAAGCTGAGCTTCAAGAGGAAACGATTCCTGATCAAGCTCCACCCAGAGGTTCAT GGCCCCCACCAGGAGACCCTGGAGTTCATGATGGCCAGCCGAGACCAGTGCAAGATCTTCTGGAAGAACTGTGTGGAGCACCACTCCTTCTTTCGCCTGTTGGACCAGCCGCAGCCCAAGGCACGGGCCGTCTTCTTCAGCAGAGGGTCCTCCTTCAGATACAG TGGGAGGACCCAGAAACAGCTGGTGGAGTACGTGAGGGAGAGTGGAGCCAGAAGAACACCATACCAGAG GAGGAACAGCAAGGTGAGGAGGTCTGCACGCTCGCTGGCTTCAGATGTGCCAAAACAG AGTTTGTCGTTCAATGACAGCCTCCGGACGCCGGGCTCCCCTGCCTCCGGATCACTCTCCTTGCACATGCACCTGTCCAGCTCCCCAGCCCGCTTCCAGCCCCAGCACAGCCCCGACCCCAGCCTCGGCGCCAGCCCCAGGCTtggccccggccccggccttggccccagccagcctccagccccccagcagccTCAGCCCCCGCAGTCTGCcaggccctccagccccccgaaGGAGGACCGTGTCaaggcccccccgcccccccctgctGTCCAAG gctcctccatGGACAGCCCCCAGCTCTCACCGTTCCCCTCCAAGGAccccctctgcctgtctccctccttccagaTGTCCACCCTCAGCCTGCCTGGCCAGGGGCCCTCGCCCCTGCAGAGCCCCATCCTGAGTGAGGTGGGCACCGCCAGGCTagacgaggatgaggagggcaggaggaag cgcTACCCCACTGATAAGGCCTACTTCATCGCCAAGGAGATTCTGACCACCGAGCGGACCTACCTGAAGGACCTAGAGGTCATCACCGTG tGGTTCCGCAGTGCTGTCATCAAAGAGAACGCCATGCCGGAGGGCCTGATGACCCTGCTGTTCTCCAACATCGACCCCATCTACGAGTTCCACAGAGACTTCCTCAAGGAGATAGACCAGAGGCTGGCTCTCTG ggAGGGGCGCTCTAACGCTCACGTGAAGGGAGACTACCAGAGGATCGGAGACGTCATGCTGAGGAACATGAGTGCTCTGAAG CAGGAGTTCACCAGCTACTTGCAAAAGCATGATGAGGTTCTGACGGAGCTGGAGAAGGCCTCCAAGAGGCTGAAGAAGCTGGAGACAGTGTACAAGGAGTTTGAGCTGCAGAAGGTGTGCTACCTGCCCCTCAACACCTTCCTGCTGAAGCCCATCCAGCGCCTCATGCATTACCAGCTGATCCTGCAGCGCCTCTGGGGGCACTACCCCCCCGAGCACCCAGACCACGACGACTGCAAAG aGGCTCTGGAGGAGGTAGCAGACATTGCGGCCCAGCTCCAGGGCAGCCTGGTGCGTCTGGAGAACTTCCAGAAGCTGACAGAGCTGCAGAGGGACCTGATCGGCATCGACAACCTGACGGCACCGGGCAGG GAGTTTATTCGAGAGGGCTGCCTGTACAAGCTCACCAAGAAAGGACTGCAGCAGAGGATGTTCTTCCTG TTCTCAGACATGCTCCTGTACACGAGCAAGGGTGTCACAGCAACCAACCAGTTCAAGGTTCACGgccagctgcccctacatggCATGATT gtggaggagagtgagaaCGAGTGGTCAGTTCCTCACTGCTTCACCATCTACTCTGCCCAGAGGACCATCGTGGTGGCAGCTAG CTCCAGGGTGGAGATGTCTAAGTGGATCGAGGATCTGAACCAGGCCATCGACCGGGCAGGGAAGGCCCTGGAGAAGGGCGACGTTGTGCTGGACCATGCTGTCTACGACCGCTCCAACA ggTCTTCAGATGAGGTGTGTCTGGAGCAGGAGTCGGAGGATGACCTGCACTCGTCTCACGGCTCCCTGGACAAGCATACACATCACCGTGCCAACACCACCATGCATGTGTGCTGGCACCGCAACACCAGCGTGTCCATGTCTGACCACAGCCTGGCtgtggag aACCAGCTCTCAGGGTACCTCCTCAGGAAGTTCAAGAACAGCAACGGCTGGCAGAAGCTCTGGGTGGTCTTCACCAACTTCTGCTTGTTCTTCTACAAGACTCACCAG GATGACTTCCCCCTGGCCAGCCTGCCCCTGCTGGGCTACAGCGTGAGCAGCCCCGGGGAGGCCGACAGCGTCCATAAGGAGTACGTCTTCAAGCTGCAGTTCAAGTCCCATCTCTACTACTTCCGGGCCGAGAGCGAGTACACCTTTGAGAG aTGGATGGAGGTGATCAAGAGTGCTGCCAGCTCCACAGGCAGGATCAGTCTGCTAGTCCCCAAGGGTTCTGGAGAGATGAACGGGaactga